From the genome of Ornithobacterium rhinotracheale, one region includes:
- a CDS encoding helix-turn-helix domain-containing protein yields the protein MILCVSLPAQKTLPMYEKLNLSQLIALSPSSKPKPTWNNQIACLPLQKDDVTQHTGFRDMPLYMFTLVLKGSIQLRHQGDIKTYSENSIITEVPTMTPTEVITASEDFEAFCLMIDQNLLSQAPFINYMIRAIYFPVAELGQTGMSLSATDAHFLLRILQMINQHIDFTSDFQREALFALCQVFCIDLLHIQGKHIAQRKVKSRVEALFTQFVALVTRHFAQQHSLVLYAEKLSITTTYLSRIVKQVSGRTAMSFIQHALLAQAVHQLKNTDISMNQLAEDLHFSDPAAFTKFFTRMKGIPPKTFRKIERPQAPI from the coding sequence TTGATTTTATGCGTATCTTTGCCTGCGCAAAAAACGCTCCCGATGTACGAAAAGCTGAACTTATCTCAACTCATAGCACTTAGCCCCAGCTCTAAGCCCAAACCCACTTGGAATAACCAAATTGCCTGCCTACCTCTGCAAAAAGATGATGTAACACAGCATACCGGCTTTCGTGATATGCCTTTGTATATGTTTACGCTTGTCTTAAAAGGAAGTATTCAGCTAAGACATCAAGGGGATATAAAAACTTATTCCGAAAATAGCATCATCACCGAAGTCCCAACGATGACTCCGACAGAAGTCATTACTGCCTCCGAGGATTTTGAGGCTTTTTGTTTGATGATTGACCAAAACCTGCTGAGCCAAGCGCCTTTTATCAATTATATGATTCGGGCTATTTATTTCCCCGTGGCAGAATTAGGGCAAACGGGAATGAGCCTCTCGGCAACAGACGCGCACTTCCTTCTGCGAATATTGCAAATGATTAACCAACATATTGATTTTACGAGTGATTTCCAGCGCGAAGCCCTCTTTGCTCTGTGCCAAGTTTTCTGCATCGATTTGCTACACATACAAGGCAAGCACATTGCCCAGCGCAAAGTAAAGAGCCGCGTAGAAGCCCTTTTTACACAGTTCGTCGCACTGGTTACACGGCATTTTGCCCAGCAACACAGCCTTGTTTTGTATGCCGAAAAACTCAGCATCACCACTACCTACCTCTCACGAATTGTAAAACAAGTAAGCGGGCGCACGGCTATGAGTTTCATACAGCACGCACTGCTTGCCCAAGCGGTACATCAGCTCAAAAACACCGACATCAGTATGAATCAACTAGCGGAAGACTTGCATTTTTCCGACCCCGCTGCCTTTACCAAATTCTTCACCCGAATGAAGGGCATTCCCCCCAAAACTTTCCGAAAAATAGAACGCCCTCAAGCACCTATTTAG
- a CDS encoding NmrA family NAD(P)-binding protein produces MSKNIMVTGASGGYGGYAIEFLKKIAPEANIYALVKDPKIVAPLKEKGFKVRVADYADLHTLTQAFEGIDRLLFVSIPVYEIQKNVVTAAKNIGVKYLAYTSIYAAEQQKLGLEINHRATEKLIAESGIPYVILRNSWYFNLFEGFVNMAKQSGHFWYSTGEHKITVALSRSGCKNHCTRHAHGNY; encoded by the coding sequence ATGAGCAAAAATATTATGGTAACAGGCGCTAGCGGAGGATACGGAGGCTACGCCATTGAATTTCTGAAAAAGATAGCCCCAGAAGCTAACATTTATGCACTGGTGAAAGACCCTAAAATTGTCGCACCACTTAAAGAGAAAGGCTTTAAAGTACGTGTGGCAGATTATGCCGACCTTCATACCCTTACCCAAGCCTTTGAAGGGATTGACAGACTGCTATTTGTTTCTATTCCTGTGTATGAAATTCAGAAAAATGTAGTAACAGCAGCTAAAAACATTGGAGTTAAGTACTTGGCGTATACTAGTATCTATGCGGCAGAGCAACAAAAATTAGGATTAGAAATTAACCATAGAGCCACAGAAAAACTCATTGCCGAATCAGGCATTCCGTATGTGATTTTGCGTAACAGTTGGTATTTTAATTTATTTGAAGGCTTCGTCAATATGGCAAAACAATCGGGGCATTTTTGGTACAGTACGGGCGAGCATAAAATTACCGTAGCCTTAAGCCGAAGTGGGTGCAAAAATCATTGCACAAGGCACGCGCACGGGAATTATTGA
- a CDS encoding MBL fold metallo-hydrolase yields the protein MLYFILALVAIVLIGGLVFINQAKFGKLPAGERLARIEQSPNYKNGKFQNLSPTPTLSNPDKSMLASLWEFLFNKPKNIKPSAPIPHIKTDLRTLPTDQEIAVWLGHSSYLIQTHGKRFLIDPVLVSGSPVGFSNPMFDGSNPFAPEDLPEVDFLIITHDHWDHLDYDTVKTLKGKVGKIICPLGVGAHFEHWGFPAEIILEMDWNQHADLGSGFSVDCLPTRHASGRGLMQNKSLWASFMLQTPTQHIFIGGDSGYDTHFAQIAQRFPNIDIAFLENGQYNTDWAYIHLLPEDLVRVAQTLHPKRIIAVHNSKFALARHPWDEPMELFYQASQQHHFPLSTPQIGEIIQLNNPEQHFEKWW from the coding sequence TTATTGGGGGGCTTGTTTTCATCAATCAAGCTAAGTTTGGCAAACTCCCTGCGGGGGAACGATTGGCACGCATCGAGCAGTCGCCGAATTATAAAAACGGAAAATTCCAAAATCTTTCGCCTACGCCCACGCTTTCCAATCCCGACAAGTCGATGCTTGCCTCTCTGTGGGAATTTCTCTTCAACAAACCTAAAAATATTAAACCCTCAGCGCCCATTCCGCACATCAAAACGGATTTGCGCACCTTGCCTACCGACCAAGAAATCGCCGTATGGCTGGGGCATTCCTCGTACCTGATTCAAACCCACGGTAAGCGTTTTTTAATCGACCCTGTGCTGGTGAGCGGCTCACCCGTTGGTTTTTCCAACCCGATGTTTGACGGCTCTAATCCCTTTGCGCCGGAGGATTTGCCCGAGGTGGATTTCCTCATCATCACCCACGACCATTGGGATCACTTGGATTACGACACGGTGAAAACCCTCAAAGGCAAAGTAGGCAAAATCATTTGTCCGCTTGGCGTGGGGGCGCACTTCGAGCATTGGGGCTTCCCTGCGGAAATTATTTTGGAGATGGACTGGAACCAGCACGCCGATTTGGGCAGTGGTTTTTCGGTGGATTGCCTCCCCACGCGGCACGCTTCTGGTAGAGGACTGATGCAAAACAAAAGCCTTTGGGCGAGCTTTATGCTTCAAACCCCAACGCAACACATTTTTATTGGTGGTGATAGTGGCTACGACACGCATTTTGCACAAATTGCCCAGCGCTTCCCCAACATTGATATTGCTTTTCTGGAAAACGGGCAGTACAACACCGATTGGGCATACATTCACCTTTTGCCCGAGGATTTGGTGCGTGTGGCGCAGACCCTTCACCCCAAGCGCATCATCGCCGTGCATAACAGCAAATTTGCCCTTGCCCGCCACCCTTGGGACGAGCCGATGGAGCTTTTTTATCAAGCCTCGCAACAGCATCATTTTCCGCTCAGCACGCCCCAAATTGGCGAAATCATCCAGCTGAACAACCCCGAGCAACATTTTGAAAAATGGTGGTAG